A single Vicugna pacos chromosome 15, VicPac4, whole genome shotgun sequence DNA region contains:
- the LOC102543457 gene encoding bolA-like protein 3: MAAWSPAAAAPLLRGTRGLPLLHCAQRMFASQTEGELKVTQILKEKFPRATAIKVTDISGGCGAMYEIHIESEEFKEKRTVQQHQMVNQALKEEIKGMHGLRIFTSVPRH; the protein is encoded by the exons ATGGCGGCGTGGAGCCCGGCCGCGGCGGCGCCTCTACTCCGCGGGACACGCGGG CTTCCTCTTCTCCACTGTGCCCAGCGGATGTTTGCCTCGCAGACCGAGGGGGAGCTCAAGGTGACCCAAATTCTCAAAGAAAAGTTTCCTCGAGCTACAGCTATCAAAGTCACCGACATTTCAG GAGGCTGTGGGGCAATGTATGAGATTCATATAGAATCAGAAGAATTTAAGGAGAAGAGAACTGTCCAGCAGCACCAGATGGTAAATCAG GcactaaaagaagaaatcaaaggcaTGCATGGATTGCGGATATTTACCTCCGTCCCCAGACACTGA